Proteins encoded by one window of Fimbriiglobus ruber:
- a CDS encoding IS701 family transposase: MTEQEIVGVGPAFARYLGRYRDVFRQDRTAAHFDTYCRGLLSDLPRKSIEPIALASGTTVRTLQLFVTTSVWSYDEARTRLHRFVADTLADLPTDPVGTVGVIDETSSRKWGDHTPGVQRQYLGCVGKVDNGIVTVHVGVTHGTFRTLLDADLFLPESWDVDRARCQAAGIPDTVRHHPKWRLALDQLLRANTNGITFDGLTFDEGYGAAVPLLTVLGVMGQRFVGEIPTHFAVRDAAGGPSRRADERLTGGHAERGRVYRLTRQTTRPSVWRVATAIVWVADRKHTLMVARNDATGEIKYFLTNATAEPVARILAVAFRRWTVEHLFRVAKQEVGLMHYEGRDYTGLMRHRTLAVVVLGFVAAHTERLRGEKPRRDDGAGVPGAQRPVRDPVPAATGNRGHPTYQRRNSIPPAAKQASHPIS; this comes from the coding sequence ATGACCGAGCAGGAAATCGTGGGCGTCGGCCCGGCGTTCGCCCGGTATCTGGGCCGGTATCGGGACGTGTTCCGGCAGGACCGCACGGCCGCCCACTTCGACACGTATTGTCGGGGCCTGTTATCCGACCTGCCGCGGAAATCGATCGAACCGATCGCGTTGGCGAGCGGGACGACGGTCCGTACCCTCCAGTTGTTCGTGACGACCTCGGTGTGGTCGTACGACGAGGCCCGGACGCGGTTGCACCGATTCGTGGCCGATACGCTGGCCGATCTCCCGACCGATCCCGTCGGAACGGTCGGGGTGATCGACGAGACGAGCAGCCGGAAGTGGGGGGATCACACTCCGGGCGTCCAACGGCAGTACCTGGGGTGTGTGGGCAAGGTCGACAATGGGATCGTGACCGTCCACGTGGGGGTCACCCACGGCACCTTTCGCACCCTGTTGGACGCCGACCTGTTCCTACCCGAGTCGTGGGACGTGGACCGCGCGCGGTGTCAGGCGGCCGGCATCCCGGACACCGTCCGGCACCACCCGAAGTGGCGGCTGGCCCTCGACCAACTCCTCCGGGCGAACACGAACGGGATCACGTTCGACGGGCTGACGTTCGACGAAGGGTACGGGGCAGCCGTCCCGCTCCTGACCGTGTTGGGCGTGATGGGACAGCGGTTCGTGGGTGAAATCCCGACGCATTTCGCCGTCCGGGACGCGGCCGGGGGCCCCTCCCGGCGGGCCGACGAGCGGTTGACCGGGGGTCACGCCGAGCGGGGGCGAGTGTACCGGTTGACCCGCCAGACGACCCGCCCGTCGGTCTGGCGGGTGGCCACCGCCATCGTCTGGGTGGCCGACCGCAAGCACACCCTGATGGTCGCCCGCAACGACGCGACCGGGGAGATCAAGTACTTCCTGACGAACGCCACGGCCGAGCCGGTGGCTCGGATTCTCGCCGTCGCCTTCCGCCGGTGGACGGTCGAGCATCTATTCCGGGTCGCCAAACAGGAAGTCGGACTAATGCACTACGAGGGGCGGGATTACACGGGGCTGATGCGGCACCGGACCCTGGCCGTGGTCGTCCTCGGATTCGTCGCCGCCCACACGGAGCGGCTCCGGGGGGAAAAACCCAGACGTGACGATGGAGCAGGTGTGCCGGGCGCTCAACGTCCGGTGCGCGATCCTGTTCCGGCGGCGACGGGGAACCGGGGCCACCCAACATACCAGCGACGTAATTCAATACCACCAGCGGCGAAACAAGCAAGCCACCCGATCTCATAA
- a CDS encoding IS5 family transposase, translating to MTADRESILPTIWEVSDDLWARIEPILAAAWPRRDPRGRHHADWRRCLNGIIYQMRTGCQWNALPKVLGDDSTVHRWYQRWCRLGVMEKIWADLVQTCDDLGQVHWDWQSADGCMGKARHGGDHIGKNPTDRGKNGTKRSIVVDEQGGPLGVVIDGANRHDAKLLKATIEAIVIERPDPKEHEQHLCLDKAYDNPSGQSAASEAQYTPHIRRIGEEKTTVTAKHPDGKPRRWVVERTLSWLNRCRAILVRYAKNGKNYLGLVQLACSLIWYRRLFRLNGLG from the coding sequence ATGACGGCGGACAGAGAATCGATCCTTCCGACGATCTGGGAGGTATCCGATGATTTATGGGCGAGGATCGAACCGATCCTTGCGGCGGCCTGGCCTCGGCGAGACCCCCGTGGTCGGCATCACGCGGATTGGCGTAGGTGCCTGAACGGGATCATCTACCAGATGCGGACCGGGTGCCAATGGAATGCGTTGCCCAAGGTGCTGGGTGACGACAGCACGGTTCACCGTTGGTATCAACGCTGGTGTCGCTTGGGTGTGATGGAAAAGATCTGGGCGGATCTGGTCCAGACATGTGATGATCTGGGGCAAGTCCATTGGGACTGGCAGAGCGCTGACGGGTGCATGGGGAAGGCCCGTCACGGCGGCGACCACATCGGCAAAAACCCAACGGATCGAGGGAAAAACGGGACGAAGCGGAGCATCGTGGTGGACGAACAGGGTGGACCACTGGGGGTGGTCATTGACGGGGCGAATCGACACGATGCGAAGTTATTGAAGGCGACGATCGAGGCGATCGTCATCGAGCGGCCGGATCCCAAAGAACACGAGCAACATCTGTGTTTGGATAAAGCGTACGATAATCCGTCCGGCCAGTCTGCGGCGAGTGAGGCCCAATACACCCCTCACATCCGCCGAATCGGCGAGGAGAAGACAACGGTCACGGCCAAGCACCCGGATGGCAAGCCGCGTCGTTGGGTGGTTGAGCGTACCCTGAGTTGGCTGAATCGTTGCCGAGCCATCTTGGTCCGTTATGCAAAAAACGGAAAGAATTATTTGGGCTTAGTCCAGTTAGCGTGTTCCTTGATCTGGTATCGTAGACTCTTCCGCCTCAATGGGTTAGGTTGA
- a CDS encoding IS5 family transposase has product MRTGYPTDLTESEWALVQPFVPPPTGAGAPRTVNFRSVLNSILYLNRTGCQWRMLPNDLGTPWQTVYAYFATWKRNGTWTRLNAALAAQVRVAEGRPDPTPSATCIDSQSVKGTECTENPGYDGGKKIQGRKRHILTDTLGLLLVVVVTAANVDDGAAAATVLGRLDPGVYSRVRAVFADQKYHNHAFEAWLSGHRPGVRLEISSRPPGATTFQPLRVRWVVERTFAWIGRCRRNSKDYERTESSSEAMVQVSSIRLMLRRLNKCA; this is encoded by the coding sequence ATGCGAACGGGTTACCCGACCGACCTGACCGAGTCCGAATGGGCTCTCGTACAACCGTTCGTCCCGCCCCCGACGGGAGCCGGGGCTCCCCGAACGGTGAACTTCCGATCCGTCCTGAACAGCATCCTGTATCTCAATCGGACCGGTTGCCAGTGGCGGATGTTGCCGAACGATTTGGGCACCCCATGGCAGACGGTGTACGCGTATTTCGCCACGTGGAAGCGGAACGGGACATGGACCCGGCTGAATGCCGCGTTGGCCGCCCAGGTCCGGGTAGCCGAAGGCCGGCCGGACCCGACCCCGAGTGCGACGTGCATCGATAGCCAATCCGTCAAGGGGACGGAATGCACGGAAAACCCCGGATATGATGGGGGAAAGAAGATCCAGGGGCGGAAGCGGCACATCCTGACGGACACGCTCGGGTTGCTGTTGGTGGTCGTCGTGACGGCGGCCAACGTGGACGACGGAGCGGCCGCCGCGACCGTCCTCGGGCGACTCGATCCCGGGGTGTATTCGCGGGTCCGGGCGGTGTTCGCCGACCAGAAGTATCACAACCATGCGTTCGAGGCGTGGTTGTCCGGTCACCGCCCGGGGGTGCGGTTGGAGATCTCGTCCCGCCCCCCGGGGGCGACCACCTTCCAGCCGTTGCGGGTCCGATGGGTGGTCGAGCGGACGTTCGCGTGGATCGGACGGTGTCGGCGGAATAGCAAGGATTACGAGCGGACCGAATCGTCGAGCGAGGCCATGGTCCAGGTCAGCAGCATCCGACTCATGCTTCGTCGCCTGAATAAGTGTGCCTAA
- a CDS encoding ISNCY family transposase codes for MSTELQDWGILAMSQRERDVLAILKAVVSGDRTVTEAAGLLKLSARQVRRLKGKLKTQGDSALVHGLRGQPSNRCLEAKLRTQVLAAYRQRYRDFGPTFACEKLAEEGLKVGVETLRRWLLAEGLWERQRRRDPHRSRRPRRACLGELVQMDASVHEWLEGRGETIVLITMIDDATSRVEAKFYRHGSVESHLDLLGVWLRKYGRPLAVYTDRHSIFEPHEKGRPLADPDAQTQFGRALGELAIELIRAHSPQAKGRVERSFGTAQDRWVKELRLAKVTTCEDANALLAKLLPDHNKRFAKPARQPNDAHRPLGRDHKLASILSIQSERVVSNDYVVRFANTFYQLLPPAYPGERGGRVVIEQRLDGTLHIRFGKRHLPYQEITVGGSLGGSAPKPPEFSASAADASAETTGREPVKDSRPAGMQPTAGRSGRTPAEPYPSGGEEVDNPKRSYRPAPNHPWRKRL; via the coding sequence ATGTCTACCGAGCTACAAGATTGGGGCATTCTAGCCATGAGTCAGCGCGAGCGTGACGTTTTGGCGATTCTGAAGGCGGTGGTATCGGGAGATCGGACGGTTACGGAAGCCGCTGGTTTGTTGAAGTTGAGCGCGCGTCAGGTCCGGCGACTGAAGGGCAAACTGAAGACCCAGGGTGACAGCGCCCTGGTGCATGGCCTTCGAGGTCAGCCGTCGAATCGCTGCCTGGAAGCCAAGCTGCGAACGCAGGTGCTGGCGGCGTACCGCCAGCGTTACCGCGACTTCGGCCCCACCTTCGCGTGCGAGAAGTTGGCGGAAGAAGGGTTGAAGGTGGGCGTCGAAACGCTGCGTCGCTGGTTGCTGGCCGAGGGCTTGTGGGAACGCCAACGTCGCCGTGACCCGCATCGCAGTCGTCGGCCGCGACGGGCTTGTTTGGGCGAGTTGGTGCAGATGGACGCCTCGGTGCATGAGTGGCTGGAGGGTCGCGGCGAGACGATCGTTCTGATCACCATGATCGATGACGCCACCAGCCGCGTCGAAGCGAAGTTTTACCGGCATGGGAGCGTGGAATCGCACCTGGATTTGTTGGGGGTCTGGCTGCGGAAATACGGCCGACCGCTGGCGGTTTACACGGATCGACACAGCATCTTCGAGCCGCACGAGAAGGGACGTCCGCTCGCCGATCCCGACGCGCAAACGCAGTTTGGCCGAGCGCTCGGCGAACTGGCCATAGAGTTGATTCGGGCGCACAGTCCCCAGGCGAAGGGACGTGTCGAGCGTTCGTTTGGCACGGCTCAGGATCGGTGGGTCAAGGAACTGCGGTTGGCCAAGGTCACGACCTGCGAGGACGCCAACGCGTTGTTGGCGAAACTCCTTCCCGACCACAACAAGCGGTTCGCCAAGCCGGCGCGTCAGCCAAACGATGCCCATCGACCGTTGGGTCGAGATCACAAGCTGGCGTCGATCCTGTCGATTCAGAGCGAGCGGGTGGTGAGCAACGACTACGTGGTGCGTTTCGCGAATACGTTCTACCAATTGTTGCCGCCAGCGTACCCGGGAGAGCGTGGCGGCCGGGTGGTGATTGAGCAGAGACTGGATGGGACGCTGCACATTCGGTTCGGGAAGCGTCATTTGCCGTACCAGGAGATCACCGTGGGGGGCAGCCTTGGGGGCTCTGCCCCCAAACCCCCGGAGTTTAGCGCATCAGCGGCCGATGCCAGTGCGGAGACGACGGGACGGGAGCCGGTCAAGGACTCCCGTCCCGCGGGCATGCAGCCGACTGCCGGACGCTCGGGTCGCACTCCTGCGGAGCCCTATCCTTCCGGCGGCGAGGAGGTAGATAACCCGAAGCGATCGTACCGTCCAGCTCCAAATCATCCTTGGCGAAAACGTCTATGA
- a CDS encoding IS3 family transposase (programmed frameshift): MATKRKTHTAAFKAQVALAAIKGDRTINQVASQYDVHPTLIHAWKKQLLAGAETVFASGVKPTGPPDDKTDELYAQIGRLKVELDWVKKKSAALSVDARRALIDDDHPALSIRRQCALVGLNRSTRYYDPVPETAENLRRMRWIDEQYTRCPFYGSRRITAWLAGQGHEVNRKRVQRLLRIMGLEAIYPRPKLSAGPAHKVYPYLLRGVAIDRVNQVWSADITYVPLPSGFMYLAATIDWFSRSVIAWRLSNTLDGSFCQDMLDDALGRGTPEVFNTDQGVQFTARSWIDRVETAGASVSMDGRGRCLDNVFVERLWRSVKYEDVYLRGYESVSALTSGLRSYFAFYNGQRLHQSLDYRTPAAVYEGTSGG, from the exons ATGGCGACGAAACGAAAAACACACACGGCGGCGTTCAAGGCCCAGGTCGCACTGGCAGCGATCAAGGGGGATCGGACCATCAACCAGGTGGCTTCCCAGTACGATGTCCACCCGACCCTGATCCACGCCTGGAAGAAGCAGTTACTGGCCGGAGCGGAGACGGTGTTCGCGTCCGGGGTCAAGCCGACCGGACCGCCGGACGACAAGACCGACGAGTTGTACGCGCAGATCGGGCGACTCAAGGTCGAACTCGACTGGGTGAAAAAAAAATCTGCCGCCCT CTCGGTTGACGCCCGGCGGGCTCTGATCGACGACGATCACCCCGCGCTGAGCATCCGTCGGCAGTGCGCACTGGTCGGCCTGAACCGGTCGACCCGGTACTACGACCCGGTCCCGGAGACGGCCGAGAATCTCCGGCGGATGCGGTGGATCGATGAGCAATACACCCGGTGCCCGTTCTATGGCAGCCGGCGGATCACCGCGTGGCTGGCGGGTCAGGGCCATGAGGTGAACCGCAAGCGGGTCCAGCGGCTCCTGCGGATCATGGGGTTGGAAGCCATCTACCCGCGGCCGAAATTGTCCGCCGGGCCGGCCCATAAGGTGTACCCATACCTACTCCGGGGCGTCGCGATCGATCGGGTCAACCAGGTCTGGTCGGCCGATATTACATATGTCCCGCTGCCGTCCGGGTTCATGTACCTGGCCGCGACGATTGACTGGTTCAGCCGGTCTGTCATCGCCTGGCGGTTGTCGAACACGCTCGACGGGTCGTTCTGCCAGGACATGCTGGACGACGCGTTGGGCCGGGGCACGCCGGAGGTGTTCAACACCGATCAGGGCGTCCAGTTTACGGCCCGGAGTTGGATCGACCGGGTGGAGACGGCCGGGGCGTCGGTCAGCATGGATGGTCGCGGGCGGTGTCTAGATAATGTATTCGTCGAACGGCTGTGGCGAAGTGTCAAATACGAAGATGTGTATCTACGGGGGTACGAGTCGGTGTCGGCGCTGACGAGCGGGTTACGGTCGTACTTCGCGTTCTACAACGGGCAGCGGTTGCATCAGTCGTTGGACTACCGGACGCCCGCGGCTGTGTACGAGGGGACGTCGGGGGGATGA
- a CDS encoding DNA polymerase beta superfamily protein, with protein METLVRMQFGSHVYGTNVTTSDHDFKAVHLPPARDILLQRVQNAVNVKSKADGTQKNGPDDVDFESFSLQKYMALLLEGQTVAITMLFVPDRWLIESTSLWREIQANKHLWLHRGVAAFAGYCRQQANKYGIKGSRVAATRSMVTFLQGCIDASYPACKLSEHWDALVATLSGHEHVEFLTDTLRGRPECVVRMVSVCNRKAQEHVTLKAALKIYQHLLDEYGQRALMAETNEGVDWKALMHAVRVCREAEELLTHHTVSYPRPEAEMLLQIRKGELPYKQVAELIEDGMVRLEECQRVSTLPEKPNFAAAEELVAVWYGKQVAA; from the coding sequence ATGGAAACGCTCGTCCGCATGCAGTTCGGCTCCCACGTCTACGGCACGAACGTCACCACCAGTGACCACGACTTCAAGGCCGTCCACCTCCCTCCGGCGCGCGACATCCTGCTCCAGCGGGTGCAGAACGCGGTGAACGTGAAGTCGAAGGCCGATGGCACTCAGAAGAACGGGCCGGACGACGTGGATTTCGAGTCGTTCTCGCTCCAGAAGTACATGGCTTTGCTGCTCGAAGGACAGACGGTTGCCATCACCATGCTGTTCGTCCCGGATCGGTGGCTCATCGAGTCGACCTCGCTCTGGCGCGAGATTCAGGCCAACAAGCATCTCTGGCTGCACCGCGGCGTAGCGGCCTTCGCCGGCTACTGTCGTCAGCAGGCGAACAAGTACGGGATTAAGGGATCGAGAGTCGCCGCGACGCGGTCGATGGTGACTTTTCTTCAAGGGTGCATCGACGCGAGCTACCCGGCTTGCAAACTGTCCGAGCACTGGGACGCGCTGGTCGCGACCCTGAGCGGCCACGAGCATGTCGAGTTCCTCACGGACACGCTGCGCGGCCGTCCGGAGTGCGTCGTGCGCATGGTCTCGGTATGCAACCGCAAGGCGCAGGAGCACGTCACGCTGAAAGCGGCTTTGAAGATCTACCAACACCTGCTCGATGAGTACGGTCAGCGAGCGCTGATGGCCGAGACGAACGAAGGCGTGGATTGGAAGGCGTTGATGCACGCGGTGCGGGTCTGCCGCGAGGCCGAGGAACTGCTAACTCACCACACGGTGAGCTACCCGCGGCCCGAAGCCGAGATGCTGCTCCAGATCCGCAAAGGCGAGTTGCCGTACAAGCAGGTCGCGGAGTTGATCGAGGACGGGATGGTGCGGTTGGAAGAGTGCCAGCGGGTTTCGACTCTGCCCGAGAAGCCCAATTTCGCCGCTGCCGAAGAGTTGGTGGCGGTTTGGTACGGAAAGCAGGTGGCAGCTTAA
- a CDS encoding recombinase family protein, with protein sequence MTATPRDLSPSPKVRPWHLDRGAIVYVRQSTPQQVADHQESTARQYALTDRASALGWTRERVTVIDDDLGKSGQSIEGRPGFQRLLAEVALDRIGLILGLEMSRRARSCKDGHQLLELCARFRVLLADADGVFDPTDHSDRLLLGLHGMMNEAELHVLKQRMHQGKLNKARRGELIVSVPVGYLKHPSGQVTLDPDEQAQGVVRLIFDEFDRQGTVHGILRHLIAHGIRLPVRSTAGGSGGPLQWRPPGRETIRQILRHPIYAGAYRYGHRPTDPRRQTAGHPKSGRNSGLAADECLVFLRDRFPAYISWERFEANQLRLAANRSRAGSPGAIRNGTALLAGVVRCGRCGKRMYVRYTRTGRPSYVCSTLRSDYGLPLCQSTPAADIETWVAEQVLSALQPAALDASLTAAAAVEEQRRQLVRHWEQRIERARYEADRAGRQYHACEPENRLVARTLEQRWDELLREVARLEAEFDRVRRTQPRVLGEADRDRVRQLAEHVPAVWRASTTTPADRRQIVRLLIDTVVVTVDPTGDRAAIRVEWSGGAVQQQTVHRPVQGYRQQRDWPQLSARLIALHEQNRTPAEIATILQEAGFRPPKRATGFTAGMVRRLVDDLGVRPRVSRVPDEAGPLTEGEWWLHELARHLGVSPVTVHGSRWH encoded by the coding sequence ATGACCGCCACCCCGCGTGATCTCTCGCCTTCCCCCAAGGTCCGACCGTGGCACCTCGACCGCGGGGCGATCGTCTACGTCCGGCAATCCACCCCGCAACAGGTCGCCGACCACCAGGAATCGACGGCCCGACAGTATGCCCTCACCGATCGTGCGAGCGCGCTCGGTTGGACCCGTGAGCGGGTGACCGTCATCGACGACGACCTGGGCAAGAGCGGCCAGTCGATCGAGGGGCGGCCGGGGTTCCAGCGCTTGTTGGCCGAGGTCGCCCTCGATCGCATCGGCCTGATCCTCGGGCTCGAGATGAGTCGACGGGCCCGGTCGTGCAAGGACGGGCACCAACTGCTGGAGTTGTGCGCCCGGTTCCGCGTTCTGCTGGCCGACGCCGACGGCGTGTTCGATCCGACCGACCATTCGGATCGCCTCCTGCTCGGGTTGCACGGGATGATGAATGAGGCCGAACTGCACGTCCTCAAACAGCGGATGCACCAGGGGAAGTTGAATAAAGCCCGCCGGGGTGAGTTGATCGTGTCCGTCCCGGTCGGTTACCTCAAGCACCCGTCCGGGCAGGTCACCCTCGATCCCGACGAGCAGGCCCAGGGCGTCGTCCGGTTGATCTTTGACGAGTTCGACCGGCAGGGCACCGTCCACGGAATCCTTCGCCACCTGATCGCCCACGGGATCCGACTCCCGGTGCGCTCGACCGCCGGCGGGAGCGGCGGACCGTTGCAATGGCGGCCACCGGGCCGGGAGACGATCCGCCAGATCCTCCGCCACCCGATCTACGCGGGGGCGTACCGGTACGGGCACCGGCCGACCGACCCGCGGAGGCAGACGGCGGGACATCCCAAGAGTGGTCGGAACTCCGGCCTGGCGGCGGATGAGTGCCTCGTGTTCCTCAGGGATCGATTCCCGGCGTACATCAGTTGGGAGCGGTTCGAGGCGAACCAACTGCGGCTCGCGGCGAACCGATCGCGGGCGGGGTCGCCCGGGGCGATTCGGAACGGGACCGCCCTCCTGGCCGGGGTGGTACGGTGCGGGCGGTGCGGCAAGCGAATGTACGTCCGGTATACCCGGACGGGGCGACCGTCGTACGTGTGCAGCACCCTGCGGTCCGACTACGGGCTGCCCCTGTGCCAATCGACTCCGGCCGCGGACATCGAGACGTGGGTGGCCGAGCAGGTGCTGTCGGCGTTGCAACCGGCCGCCCTGGATGCGAGTCTGACGGCCGCGGCCGCCGTCGAGGAGCAACGCCGGCAACTGGTCCGGCACTGGGAGCAACGGATCGAGCGGGCGCGGTACGAGGCGGATCGGGCGGGACGCCAGTACCACGCCTGTGAGCCGGAGAACCGGCTGGTGGCCCGCACCCTGGAGCAGCGGTGGGACGAGTTACTCCGGGAGGTCGCGCGGCTGGAAGCGGAGTTCGATCGCGTCCGCCGAACCCAACCGCGCGTCCTGGGGGAGGCCGACCGGGACCGCGTCCGGCAGTTGGCCGAACATGTGCCGGCGGTGTGGCGGGCGTCGACCACGACACCGGCGGACCGGCGGCAGATCGTTCGACTCCTGATCGACACGGTCGTGGTGACGGTCGACCCGACCGGCGACCGGGCCGCGATTCGCGTCGAGTGGTCCGGTGGGGCCGTCCAGCAGCAGACGGTCCACCGCCCGGTGCAAGGATACCGGCAACAGCGGGATTGGCCGCAGTTGTCCGCCCGGTTGATCGCGCTCCACGAACAGAATCGGACGCCGGCCGAGATCGCCACCATTCTCCAGGAGGCCGGGTTCCGACCCCCGAAACGGGCGACCGGGTTTACGGCCGGAATGGTGCGGCGGTTAGTGGACGATCTGGGGGTGCGGCCGCGGGTGTCGCGAGTCCCCGACGAGGCAGGTCCGCTGACAGAAGGCGAGTGGTGGTTGCACGAGTTGGCTCGCCACCTGGGCGTGTCGCCGGTAACCGTTCACGGGAGTCGCTGGCACTGA
- a CDS encoding ISAs1 family transposase yields MDTTPPAPFVEAFRTLEDPRRPGRTLAHNLHEILTIALCAAIGGANDWVAVETFGRAKIGWFRRFLPLVHGIPSHDTFGRVFAHLKPAAFQACFGQWIADVCGKLGRAHIAIDGKRLAGSEDAGAGVTALHLVSAWATDARLSLGQVAVDDKSNEITAIPKLLELIEISGALVSIDAMGCQKEIATTIRAEGGDYLLAVKDNQPHLRADLGALFDHALEQEFASGTWDGFAQEKTTRGREELRQCWVLTDVDEIRKGVRDYALWKDLTSVIVVVSERGEKGKSQTETRFYISSRVASARQFAGWARNHWGSRTPSQTTGEATTCARSGGPVTIALEALLALAAWCDQRPGHGGTPCPTTTPSSVPPVASPSGGDLGATPARAPAATPATPRRPTRPANSDRCAPTTGGAS; encoded by the coding sequence ATGGACACGACTCCTCCCGCGCCCTTCGTTGAGGCCTTCCGCACCTTGGAGGACCCGCGCCGCCCGGGGCGGACGTTGGCTCACAACTTGCACGAGATTCTGACCATCGCCCTGTGCGCGGCCATCGGCGGGGCCAACGATTGGGTCGCCGTCGAAACGTTCGGCCGGGCCAAGATCGGGTGGTTCCGGCGGTTCCTCCCACTGGTCCACGGGATCCCGTCCCACGACACTTTCGGGCGGGTGTTTGCCCATCTCAAACCGGCCGCGTTTCAGGCGTGCTTCGGTCAATGGATCGCCGACGTGTGCGGGAAACTCGGACGCGCGCACATCGCGATCGATGGCAAGCGGTTGGCCGGATCGGAGGACGCCGGGGCCGGGGTCACGGCACTCCACTTGGTCAGCGCGTGGGCCACCGATGCCCGCCTGAGTCTCGGCCAAGTGGCCGTCGACGACAAGTCGAACGAGATCACCGCGATCCCGAAGTTGTTGGAATTGATTGAGATCTCGGGGGCGTTGGTGAGTATCGACGCCATGGGCTGCCAGAAGGAGATCGCCACCACGATCCGTGCCGAGGGGGGCGATTACCTGCTCGCGGTAAAGGACAATCAACCCCATCTGCGCGCGGATCTCGGGGCTCTGTTTGATCACGCCTTGGAGCAGGAGTTCGCGTCGGGTACGTGGGACGGGTTTGCCCAGGAGAAGACGACTCGGGGTCGGGAGGAACTGCGGCAATGTTGGGTGCTGACGGACGTGGACGAGATCCGGAAGGGGGTCCGGGATTACGCATTGTGGAAGGACCTCACGAGTGTGATCGTGGTGGTCTCGGAGCGTGGGGAGAAGGGGAAGAGCCAGACCGAGACGCGCTTTTACATCAGTAGTCGGGTCGCCTCGGCTCGGCAGTTCGCCGGGTGGGCGCGGAATCATTGGGGATCGAGAACCCCCAGCCAGACGACTGGCGAAGCAACAACTTGTGCGAGGTCGGGGGGACCGGTTACGATCGCACTCGAGGCCCTTCTGGCGCTGGCCGCGTGGTGCGACCAGCGCCCCGGCCACGGAGGCACCCCATGTCCGACAACGACCCCGTCCTCGGTCCCCCCCGTCGCTAGCCCCTCCGGCGGCGATCTGGGCGCAACTCCCGCCCGAGCGCCGGCGGCAACTCCAGCGACTCCTCGCCGACCTACTCGCCCGGCCAATTCTGACCGATGTGCCCCCACTACGGGAGGCGCGTCATGA